AAAACCATGACCTCATCGAAGGTCGAGAACGACCACAGCGGCGACGGGGCCGTCGGCGAGGGCTACCAGCGGGGCCTGGGCGCCCGGCAGATCCAGATGATCGCCATCGGCGGAGCCATCGGCACCGGCCTCTTCCTCGGCGCGGGCAAGGCCATCTCCAAGGCGGGCCCGAGCCTCGTCCTGGCGTACGCGATCGCCGGCCTGGTCATCTTCTTCATCATGCGGGCCCTGGGCGAGCTGCTCATGTACCGCCCCGTGTCCGGCTCCTTCTCGGAGTACGCCCGCGAGTTCATCGGCCCGTTCGCCGGGTTCGTCACCGGCTGGACGTACTGGCTGTTCTGGGTGGTCACCGGCATCACCGAGGTCACCGCGGCCGCCACGTACATGACGTACTGGTGGAACATCCCGCAGTGGATATCGGCGCTCGTCTTCACCGTCGTCCTGTACGGCGCCAACCTGATCTCCGTGAAGCTCTTCGGCGAGCTGGAGTTCTGGTTCTCGATGGTCAAGGTCACCGCCATCGTCGGCATGATCCTGATCTGCGCCGGCATCCTCACGCTCGGCTTCTCCGACGCCGGGGACACCGCGTCCGTCACCCATCTGTGGGCCGACGGCGGCTTCTTCCCCAAGGGCATCGGCGGCACCGTCATGACCCTCCAGATCGTGATGTTCGCCTTCCTCGCGGTCGAGCTCGTCGGTGTCACCGCCGGTGAGTCCAAGGACCCCGAGACGACGCTCCCCAAGGCGATCAACACCGTGCCGTGGCGCATCGCCGTCTTCTACGTCGGCGCGCTCATCATGATCCTGTCCGTCGTGCCGTGGACCCACTTCAAGCCGGGCGTCTCGCCGTTCGTCGCCGCGTTCGAGCAGATGGGGCTGGGTGTCGGCGCCGCCATCGTCAACTTCGTGGTGCTGACCGCCGCCCTGTCCTCCTGCAACTCCGGCATGTACTCCACCGGCCGCATGCTGCGCGACCTGGCCCTCAACGGGCAGGGCCCGCGCCTGTTCACCCGGCTGACGAGGTCCGGCACGCCGCTGATCGGCACGACCTTCTCGGCCGCCCTGATGCTCGTCGGCGTGTGGATCAACTACCAGTGGCCCGGCGACGCGTTCGAGAAGGTCGTCTCCTTCGCGACCATCTCCGGCATGTGGGCCTGGATCATGATCCTGATCTCGCAGATCCGCTACCGCGCCAGGGCCGACCGCGGCGAACTGCCGCAGTCCTCGTTCAAGGCCCCCGGCGCCCCCTTCACCAGCTGGTTCGCGCTGCTGTTCATCTTCGGCGTGATCGTCATGATGGGCATCGACGCCGAGGCGCGGGTCTCCCTGTACTGCGCCCCGATCTGGGCGCTCATCCTGGGCGTCTCCTACCTGGTGCTCCGCTCGCGCGACCCGGAGAACGCCGCGTTCAGGCGCTGATCCCGGCCGCCCGATCGGCTTCTGTCCGGCATGTGGGCCCGTCCGTACCACACTTCGGTACGGGCGGGCTCGTCTGCTTATCCTGATGCCCATGCTGACCATCACACGGGCCCTGTACGACCAGATCGTCGCGCACGCCCGCGCCGACCACCCCGACGAGGCGTGCGGCGTGGTCGCGGGGCCGGCCGGCTCCGGACGCCCAGAGCGCTTCATCCCCATGCTGAACGCGGCCCGCTCGCCCACGTTCTACGAGTTCGACTCCGGTGACCTGCTGAAGCTGTACCGCGAGATGGACGACCGCGACGAGGAGCCGGTCGTCATCTACCACTCGCACACGGCCACCGAGGCCTACCCGTCCCGCACGGACGTCTCCTACGCCAACGAGCCCCAGGCGCACTACGTCCTGGTGTCCACGGCCGACACCGACGACGCGGGACCCTTCCAGTTCCGCTCGTTCCGCATCGTGGACGGCGAGATCACCGAGGAAGAAGTCCAGGTCGTCGAGGCGTACTGAACGCCGCACGCAGGGCCGCGCCGGGAGCCGCCGTGCCGGGAACAAGCCGCGCCGGGAGCCGCCGTACCGGAAAAGCCGTACGGGGAGCCGCCGTATGGCAGTCGAACGCCAGCCGGACCGGCACCCGCCGGGGCGCCCGGGAACGTACTGACCTGCGGCTCACCGCCACGGGGCCCGCATGGTGAGCGGGTCCCGTCCGGCATGCGAGATCACACTCCGATCGGGCGACCGGGAATCGATACGATGACCGCATGGTTTCCATCGACGTGAGCGAACAGACGCCGGGCACCGTCCTGCTCGTCGCGCGGCTGCACGTCGACCTGTGCCGCCTCGCCAGCGCCATGTGTCCACGCGGCGCTGCCGCCTGAGCCGCGGCCCTTCGCGCACGACCCGCCTCCCGCACGCACCCGCGACCCCCGCGGGCGCCCGGTCCGCGGCGCCCGGCAGGCCCCGTCTGTCTCCAGCCTTCAGCAGCGTTCAGCCCCCAGCCTTCAGCCTTCACAGGAGTCCACACCATGGCCATCGAGGTCCGCATCCCGACCATCCTCCGCACCTACACCGACGGCGCCAAGGCCGTCGAGGGCAGCGGGGCGACCCTCGCCGAGCTGTTCGCCGACCTCGAGACCCGCCACACGGGCATCCAGGACCGGATCGTGGACGGCGGCGAGCTCCGCCGCTTCGTCAACGTGTACCTGAACGACGAGGACGTCCGCTTCCTCGACGGCATCTCCACCAAGCTGTCCGACGGCGACAACGTCACGATCCTCCCGGCGGTCGCCGGCGGCATGTACTGATGCGTTACGACAGCCCCCTCGCCGCGGTCGGGAACACCCCGCTCGTCCGGCTGCCGCGCCTGTCCCCGTCGGACGACGTGCGCATCTGGGCGAAGCTGGAGGACCGCAACCCGACCGGCTCCGTCAAGGACCGCCCCGCCCTGTACATGATCGAGCAGGCGGAGAAGGAAGGCCGTCTGACACCGGGCTGCACGATCCTGGAGCCCACCAGCGGCAACACGGGCATCTCCCTGGCGATGGCGGCCCGCCTCAAGGGGTACCGCATCGTCTGCGTCATGCCGGAGAACACCTCCCAGGAGCGGCGCGACCTGCTCGCGATGTGGGGCGCCGAGATCATCTCGTCGCCCGCGGCGGGCGGCTCCAACACGGCCGTACGGGTCGCCAAGGAGCTCGCCGAGCAGAACCCGGACTGGGTGATGCTCTACCAGTACGGCAACCCGGGCAACGCCGCCGCGCACTACGAGACGACCGGCCCGGAGATCCTCGCCGACCTCCCGTCGATCACCCACTTCGTCGCCGGGCTCGGCACGACCGGCACCCTCATGGGCGTCGGCCGCTACCTGCGCGAGCACAAGCCGGACGTCAAGGTCGTCGCCGCCGAGCCGCGCTACGACGACCTCGTGTACGGGCTGCGCAACCTCGACGAGGGCTTCGTCCCCGAGCTGTACGACGCCTCCGTCCTGACGACCCGTTTCTCCGTCGGCTCCGCCGACGCGGTCACCCGCACCCGCGACCTCCTCCAGCAGGAGGGCATCTTCGCGGGCGTCTCGACCGGCGCGGCGCTGCACGCGGCGATCGGCGTCGGCCGGAAGGCGGTGAAGGCGGGCGAGTCCGCCGACATCGTCTTCATCGTCGCGGACGGCGGCTGGAAGTACCTCTCCACCGGCGTCTACACCGCCTCCACCACCGAGGCGGCCATCGAGACGCTCCAGGGCCAGCTCTGGGCGTAGCGCCGTCCTGAAGGCCCGGGTCGTAACGGCCCGGGTCTTTACGACCGGCGTGCCGTCGGCTTCTCGTCGGCTTCCCCTCAGGATCCCTCGCCGGTCCACGGCCACGCGGCCTCCCGGCCGGCCTCGATGAGGCCGACCATCCGGAACGCCGCGTCCGTGAGCCCGCCGAAGGTGTGCCGGTGCGGGCCCGCCGGGCCGTGCGCGGGCCGGTACCCGGCCAGGTTCCATGTGTAGACCGGTACGCGTCGCGGGACCGTCCCGGCCGGGTCCGCGGGCCCGTAAGGCGCGGTCTGCTCGTCGGTGACGATCAGCACCCGGTCGTGCTCCCGGTAGTGCCTCCGTACCGCCTTCTCCGTGTACGTGCCCCCGAGCCGGCGGAACCGCTCCGCCACCTCCAGCACGGGCTCGTCCCGTTCGAACGGCACCTCCTTGCTGCCCCAGCCGAACTCCACCAGGTCCGCCCGCTCCGCCCGCAGGGCCAGCGCGGCGCCGAACACGGCCGCCGCGTCCGCCCGGGTCAGCTTCGACCGCTCCGACACCGTGTCCCAGAACATCGAGTCGGACCGGTCCACCAGGATCAGCGTCCGGCCGGGCAGGCACGGCACGTTCCCCAGGCTGTGACCGAGTGCCCGCTCCAGCGCGTCCGACCAGCGCGGTGACGCCGCGTGCCGGTGCGCGGCCAGCCAGCGGAACGGGAACTGCCGGGACCTGACCACCTCCGCAGGGTCCGAGAGCCGCTCCGCGACCCGGGCCGCGACCTCGTCCGAGACGCCAGCCTCGTCGAAGTTCCGCAGGTTCCGCAGCAGCGCCATCGGTCCCATCGCCGGGATCACCGCCTCCCACACGGCGGCGTCCAACGGCCCGTGCAGCCAGCCCGCCAGGGCCTCCCACGTCAAACCCGCCGCGGCCAGCCGCTCCGCGCCGCCGGGCCCTGTCACCACCGCCCGCCGTTCCCCCACGGGCAGCCCCATCAACGCCCGGTGCGCGGTCAGCAGCTCGTCGGAGCCCGGCGGAACCGCCCGCTCCGGACGGTGGCGGCGGTCCAGCGCGTACCGGAACAGCGCGCCCTGCCACGGCCTGCCCGGGTCGGGCGACGCGTGCACCAGGTTCAGCACGTCGCCGAACCGGAAGGCGTGGGACGCGGTGTCGTACTTCAGCAGGGCCCGGGACGTGTACAGGCGGCGTACGGCGTCGGCGACGCCCCGCTTCACGGGCTGCGGCACCCTCCGCCCGTACGCCGAGACCCAGTGGGCCAGCAGCTTCCCGGGCTCGTCGGCGCGGAGCAGCACCGAGTCGATCACGGACCGGTTGGACGGGCCTCCGGTCACCCCGGCGTCGAGCCGCGCCCGCACATAGGCGGCCGCGCCCACCAGGGACGCCGTACGCAGGTTGCCCTCGGCGCGCAGCCAGCGCAGCAGACCGGCCGTCCACACGGGGTCCTCGACGGCGAGCCGGGCGACGAGCCGCGCGTACCGGCCGTCCCGCTCCTCGCCGCTCTCGTAGAACGTGTCCTGGGACACGAAGTTACCGACGGCGAGGAGGAACAGCTCCTGGCGCGGCTCCCGTACGACGGCGGGGCCGCCCGCGTGGGTGCGGAAGCCCGGTTGGGCGGGCACGTGGTGGGGCCGTGCCGAGGGCAGTGAGCGTGCGGTCGCCGCGATGTGCGGCGCCACGAGCATCTCGGACCACATCTTGGAGACGCGCGGGGCGTGACGAGGCAGGGAATCCCCCCGGATTCGGCGAACTGGACACCCCCGGCCGCAGGGGCCCACGGGGCGAAGAGACGCCCACGCCTGCCGAGATCAGGAGAGGCGGCGGCATCACTTGGATTCGAAGGAAGTAGCCGCAGCCGGGCGCACCGTCAGGCGCGGACGCGACGCACAACCTACAAGGGCCACCGCCCCGCACACCACCGAATTAGAAACAGGCCCGGCACACCACCGCATGACCCACCGGCCCGCCTCCAACCGGGGGATGCGGCCCGCCACCACCGAGCCGCAGGCTCCGCCCACCACCGACCGTCCGACCCCGCCCACCACCGACCGTCCGACCCCGCCCACCACCGGACAACAGGCCCGGCACACCACCGAATGACGCGGCCGCCCACCGCCGACCAGCCGGCGCAGCCCACCACCGAACCCACAGGCCCCGCCCACCACCCAGCAACGCGGCCCGCCTAGTCGGACGTCAGGTGCCGGACCTGGTCCCAGACCAGCGGGTCCACCGACCCCACACGCCGCCGGAACTCCCACAGCCCCACATCGCGCAGCTCCCCAGTCTCCAGGAAGCTCGCCCGCCCCCGCGCGTCCCCCACGGACCCGGGCGGCAGCGCGATCACCCCGGCCCGCTCCTCCCGGTACTTGCTGGTGATCTTCGCGACGAGCGCCGAGTCGCCCCGTACCGCGAGCACCAGGCACGGCCGGTCCTTCGCGCCCGGCCCGTCCTCGAACGGCACCTCGGCCCACCAGATGTCACCCGGCTCCGGCCGTCGCTCGGGCGCCGTCCGCGGACCCTCGGGCCGCCGCACCGGGGGCCGCCCGGGAGGCCGCGTCCGCCCACCGGGCCCCCGCGCACCGGTTCCGCGCCCGGCGCGCCCACCCGGCCCGCCCGGCCGACGACCACCGGGCCGGCGGCCACCGCGCCCCCAGCCGTCGGCCACCGCCGCGACGAGCGCGACCACCACGACGGCGACGAGCGCCAGCCACCAGGACGTGTCCATACCCCCGGACGTTACCGGCCCGCGCCGCGCCCCGCCCGGCCGCCCGCCCACCCGGGTCACCCCGCCCCGCCCCCCGGCCCCGCTCAACCCCGCCACGGCCACCACGTCCATCCGAACCGGTGACAGCACGGGTGAGTTCCCCCACAACGGGCCGCTGCGAAGGCGCGCCCCGCCGCCCCGCGCCGTACGCTCGTCGCACCGCACGACCTCCCCCCGTCAGCGCTTCCCCGCTCCCGTCCACGGAGGTTCACGCTCCATGAAGCTCACCGTCGTCGGCTGTTCCGGGTCGTTCCCGTCCGCGGACTCGGCCTGCTCGAGCTACCTCGTAGAGGCCGACGGCTTCCGGCTGCTCCTCGACATGGGCAACGGCGCCCTCGGCGAGCTGCAGCGCCACACCGGTCTGTACGACCTCGACGCGATCTTCCTGTCGCATCTCCACGCCGACCACTGCATCGACATGTGCGCGTACTTCGTGGCCCGGTACTACCGGCACGGCGGCAGCTGCGAGGCGATCCCCGTGTACGCGCCGGACGGCGCCGAGCAGAGGCTGTCCACGGCGTACGCGGACGTGCCGTCGCCCACGGCGATGAGCGAGGTGTTCGACTTCCGCACGCTGAAGCCCGGCTCGTTCGAACTCGGCCCGCTGCGGGTGCGGGTGGAGCGGGTGTGCCACCCGGTGGAGGCGTTCGGCATCCGCATCGAGCACGAGGGCAAGGCCGTCACGTACTCCGGCGACACGGGCGTGTGCGACGCGCTCGACGAGCTGGCGGCCGACGCGGACCTGTTCCTGTGCGAGGCGTCCTTCACGCACGGCAAGGAGGACATCCCCGAGCTGCACCTGAACGGCCGCGAGGCGGGCGTCCACGCCACCCGGGCCCGCGCCAAGCGCCTGGTCCTCACCCACATCCCGCCGTGGACGGACGCCGAGCGGAACCTCGCCGACGCGCGCGAGGTGTACGACGGACCGGCCGAGCTGGCCCGGCCCGGCGCGGTGTACGAGCTGTAGCGCCCGGCGCGTGTGAGGACGTACGGCAACGGGGAAGGCCCCGGGACCCTGACCGGGTCCCGGGGCCTTCCGCCGAAGCGAGGGGCGGGTTACTTCGCCTCCGCCTTCTGGAGCTCCGCCAGCTCCTCGTCGGTCTCGCGGCCGGGAGTCGGCAGGTTGAACTTGATGATCGCGAAGCGGAACACCACGTAGTAGACCGCGGCGAAGCACAGGCCGACCAGGGCGAGGCCCCACGGGTTGGTGGCGATGCCCAGGTTGAGGATGAAGTCGACCAGACCCGCGGAGAAGCCGAAGCCGTCCTTCATGCCGAGCGCCCAGGTCAGCGCCATCGAGACACCGGTCAGCACCGCGTGCACCGCGTACAGCACCGGGGCGATGAACATGAACGTGAACTCGATCGGCTCGGTGACACCGGTGACGAACGAGGTCAGCGCGAGCGAGAACATCATGCCGCCGACGACCTTGCGGCGCTCGGGGCGCGCGCAGTGGACGATGGCGAGGCAGGCCGCCGGAAGCGCGAACATCATGATCGGGAAGAAGCCGGTCATGAACTGCCCGGCCGTCGGGTCACCCGCGAGGAAGCGCGCGATGTCGCCGCTCTTGCCGTTGTACTCGCCCGCCTGGAGCCACGGGAAGGAGTTCAGCAGGTGGTGCATGCCGACCGGGATCAGCGCGCGGTTGGCGACACCGAAGATGCCCGCGCCCACGGCACCGGAGTTGACCAGGCTCTCACCGAACCAGTGCAGACCCGCGCCGAGCCAGGGCCAGATGAGGCCGAAGAGGATGCCGGTGACCAGACCGGCGAAGGCGGAGAGGATCGGCACCAGGCGCCGACCGCCGAAGAAGCCCGCCCAGTCCGGCAGCTTGGTCCGGTAGAAGCGCTGGTAGAGCAGCGCCACGATGAGGCCCATGACCACGCCGCCGAGCACCTTGGCGTCGACCGCCTGCTCCACCATGACGATCTTGCCGTCGACGATGGCTTCCTTCTTGGGCAGGTTGCTGTCCGTGAAGGTGGCCAGCACGCTCTTGAAGACGAGGTAACCCGTCACCGCGGCCAGCGCGGTCGACCCGTCCGACTTCTTCGCGAAGCCGATCGCGATGCCCACCGCGAAGAGCAGGGCCATGTTGTCGAGCAGCGCGCCGCCGCCCGCGGCCATATAGCCCGCGATCTTGGTGATGAACGTCGGGAACGACTCCCGGCCGAGCATGTCGGGCTGGCCGAACCGCACCAGGAGCGCGGCGGCGGGCAGCACGGCGACCGGCAGCATCAGGCTGCGGCCGATGCGCTGCATGACAGCCATCGCGCCCGCGCCCTTCTTCTTCTCCGCCGCGGGGGCGGTGCTGGCCGTACTCATCTACTTCCTCCAGTGGGCAAGGCGCCGCCAGGGAAGGAAAAGGGGGGACGGCGGCGTCTTCGGGGGTGGCTGCGGCACAGGAGAGACCGCCGCGTGGTCTACACCATTAGTGGTGTAGACCTGTTGTAGCACGGCCGGGGATAGATAAGGAACCTGCAAATACGTAACGCCCGCCTCACGAACCGTGCCCGGCCACACGGCCCCGCCGGCCAACCCCATCCGCCCCCTCCGGTGGGCGCACGCGAAGGCCCCCGGACCGGTCGGTCCAGGGGCACTCGCGGCGCGGTGCGGCGCGCGGTTTGGCGGACGCCCTACGGCTTCGTCGTCTGCCGCGCCATCTCCTCCTCCGCCTCCTCCGGCTCCCGCCCCGGCGTCGGCAGCTTGAACACCGTGATCGCGAAGCGGAACACCACGTAGTACACGACGGCGAAGCCCAGCCCGATCGGGATGATCAGCCACGGCCTGGTCCCCAGATGCCAGTTCACGACGTAGTCGATCAGGCCCGCCGAGAAGCTGAAGCCCGTGTGCGCCCCCAGCGCCCAGGTGATCAGCATCGACGCGCCCGTCAGCAGCGCGTGCACCCCGTACAGCAGCGGCGCCGCGAACATGAACGAGAACTCCAGCGGCTCCGTCACACCCGTCACGAACGACGTCAGCGCCACCGACGTCATCAGACCGCCCACCTCCGCCCGCCGCTCCGGGCGCGCCGTGTGCGCGATCGCCAGCGCCGCCGCGGGAAGCCCGAACATCATGATCGGATAGAAGCCCGACATGAACTGCCCCGCCGTCGGGTCCTCCGCGAAGAACCGCGTCAGATCACCCCGCACCACCGTCCCGTCCGGCTTGGTGAACTCACCCGCCTGGAACCAGAAGAACGTGTTCAGGAACTGGTGCATCCCCACCGGGATCAACAGCCGGTTCGCCATGCCGAAGATCCCCGCGCCCCACGAGCCCAGCCCGATCAGGTGCCGCCCGAACCACTCCAGCGCGTCCCCGACCGGCTCCCACAGCAACCCGAACAGGACCCCCAGCACCACGCAGAGGAACGCCATCTGGATCGGCACCAGCCGCCGCCCGTTGAAGAACCCCAGCCAGTCCACCAGCCTCGTCCGGTGGAACCGCTGCCACACGACCGCCGTCAGCAGCCCGATCAGAATGCCGCCCAGCACCCCCGGGTTCTGCGGCACCCCCTCCGGCACGTCAGCCGTGACCGTCCCCTCGCGCGGAAACGCCTTCAGCACGTTGAAGTACACGAGGAAACCCACCACGGCCGCCAGCGCCGTCGAACCGTCCGCCTTCTTCGCGAACCCGATCGCCACCCCGATGCAGAACAGCAGCGGCAGTCCGAACGCCCCGTCGAGGATCGCCGTACCGCCCTTCATCAGCACGTCCGACACCCTCTCCCAGAAGCCGCCGTGCAGCGTCGAGGAGAACAGGTTGCCGAGACTCACCAGCAGACCCGCCGCCGGCAGCACCGCCACCGGCAGCTGAAGGCTCCGCCCCACCTTCTGGAGACCCTGGAAGAGGGCGCTCCGCCGCGACCTGCGGGGCGCGGCGGCGGTCGCCGCGCCCGCCGTACGGTCGTCGCTCATCCGTCCTCCCGGGAGACAGGACTGGTGTAGACCAGTTGCGATAGGCTCGGCCGGAGCCGGCCGCGGGCAGGGTGCCGGTGATCGTCATGGTCGTGGACCGGACGGCGACTCGCCTGCGTAGATGGGCCAACCGTGAGTTACCGTGACGAACGCGGACGTACGGGGCGCCGACACCGCGCCCCGTGAACACCAGGGAGAAACACATGGCCAGCAAGGCTGAGAAGATCGTCGCCGGGCTCGGTGGGATCGACAACATCGAAGAGATCGAGGGCTGCATCACCCGCCTGCGCACCGAGGTGAGCGACCCGAACCTGGTCGACGAGGCCGCCCTGAAGGCCGCCGGCGCCCACGGCGTCGTCAAGATGGGCAGCGCGATCCAGGTCGTCATCGGCACGGACGCGGACCCCATCGCCGCCGAGATCGAAGACATGATGTGACGGTCGGCCGCGACAGGACGACGCCCGGCCGCAGACCGTACGGCCCCTGACCGCCCGCCTGCCGCACGCCGGGGCCCCCGCTGCACGCCGACGAGGCGGGCCGCACACCGGGGCCCCGTGCCGTACGCCGAGGCCGCACGCCGTACGTCGGGGGCCCGCCCCTACACCGAGGCCACAGGCCGGTACGGAGCCGCCATAGGCCGTACGGGGAGGCCGCAGGCCGGTACGGAGCCGCCAGAGGCGTACGAAGTCGCCACCGGCCGTATGAAGAGGCCCGCCCCGCCCCAGCCCGACCGGCACGGCAGGCGGGCCGCGTCACACCCACCGGCCCGCACACCCGCCCGGCCCACCCCGCCCACCGGCCCGCACACCGCATGCCACCCGCCGGTCGCCCGGCCCGCCACCCGCCCACCGGCCCGCACGCCGCGCCACCGGTCGCCCGACCCACCCGCCCACCGGCCATCGGCCCACCCCCGCCGCGACGCGCATCCGCCCCTCACGGCAGGCGCCCACCGGTCGGCGCCCCGCAGCTCACCCGACCGGCGCGGCCGGTGCCGCGCACCGCCTAGGCTCTCCCCATGACCCGTATCGACGGCCGCACGCCCGAACAGCTCCGCCCGGTCACCATCCAGCGCGGCTGGAGCAAGCACGCCGAGGGCTCCGTCCTCATCTCCTGCGGCGACACCCGCGTCTTCTGCACCGCCTCCGTCACCGAGGGCGTCCCCCGCTGGCGCAAGGGCAGCGGCGAAGGCTGGGTCACCGCCGAGTACTCCATGCTGCCCCGCTCCACCAACACCCGCGGCGACCGCGAATCCGTCCGCGGCAAGATCGGCGGCCGCACCCACGAGATCTCCCGCCTCATCGGCCGCTCCCTGCGCGCCGTCATCGACTACAAGGCGCTCGGCGAGAACACCATCGTCCTCGACTGCGACGTACTCCAGGCCGACGGCGGCACCCGCACCACCGCCATCACCGGCGCCTACATCGCCCTCGCCGACGCCGTCGCCTGGGCCCAGCGCCAGAAACTCGTCAAGGCCGGCCGCAAGCCCCTCACCGGCACCGTCGCCGCCGTCTCCGTCGGCATCGTCGACGGCACCCCCCTCCTCGACCTCTGCTACGAGGAGGACGTACGCGCCGAGACCGACATGAACGTCGTCTGCACCGGCGACGGCCGATTCGTCGAGGTCCAGGGCACCGCCGAGGCCGAGCCCTTCGACCGCAAGGAGCTCAACGCGCTCCTCGACCTCGCCACCGGCGGCTGCGCCGACCTGGCCGCACTCCAGCGCGAAGCCCTCGAAACGACGCTCTGACACCGTGGGCAACCGAGCCGCCACCCAACGGCGTCTCACCCGACACGGGCGTGCGGAAGGTACCGTACGCCCGTAACCAGCCAGGGGAGGACACCCGCTCATGCGCCGTCACCGCCGCACCCGCACCACCGCCTTCGTCACCGGCACCGCGCTCGCCGCCGCCCTGACCCTCACCGGATGCGGCGCCCTCGACACGGCGGTCGGCTGCGTCAAGGCCGCCGACGCCATCGCCACCAGCGTCGACCGCCTCACCCAGGCGGCCTCCAACGCCGGCGACCCGACGCAGATCGAAGAGTCCCTCAACGCCATCGACAAGGAGCTCGCCGGCCTCAAGGACTCGACCGGCAACGCCGACCTGTCCAAGGCCGTGGACGACCTGTCGAAGGGCGTCGAGGAAGTCCGCACCAGCGTCAAGAACGGCGACACGACCCCCGACCTCACGCCCGTCACCAGCGCGGCCGCCGAAGTCGGCAAGGTCTGCACGCCGTAAAACCGCGCCCCCACCCCGCAGGCGCGCCCCACCCGGGCGCGCCCCCGGGGAACCGGGGAGACACTCCTGCCCTCGGGGAGCCGGGGAGGTGTCCCGCGCCTCCGGGCACCGGGGAGAACACCCCGCGCCCCCGGGGGCCACGCGCCGACCCCGGACCCGGACCACCCCCCACCCGCGTCCCGCGATACTGGACGGCATGACCCGCCTGATCCTCGCCACCCGCAACGCCGGGAAGATCACCGAACTCCGCGCCATCCTCGCCGACGCCGGGCTCACCCACGAGCTCGTCGGCGCCGACGCCTACCCCGACGTCCCCGACGTCAAGGAGACCGGCGTCACCTTCGCGGAGAACGCGCTCCTCAAGGCCCGCGCCCTCGCCCAGGCCACCGGCCACCCGGCCGT
This genomic window from Streptomyces thermolilacinus SPC6 contains:
- a CDS encoding amino acid permease; this encodes MTSSKVENDHSGDGAVGEGYQRGLGARQIQMIAIGGAIGTGLFLGAGKAISKAGPSLVLAYAIAGLVIFFIMRALGELLMYRPVSGSFSEYAREFIGPFAGFVTGWTYWLFWVVTGITEVTAAATYMTYWWNIPQWISALVFTVVLYGANLISVKLFGELEFWFSMVKVTAIVGMILICAGILTLGFSDAGDTASVTHLWADGGFFPKGIGGTVMTLQIVMFAFLAVELVGVTAGESKDPETTLPKAINTVPWRIAVFYVGALIMILSVVPWTHFKPGVSPFVAAFEQMGLGVGAAIVNFVVLTAALSSCNSGMYSTGRMLRDLALNGQGPRLFTRLTRSGTPLIGTTFSAALMLVGVWINYQWPGDAFEKVVSFATISGMWAWIMILISQIRYRARADRGELPQSSFKAPGAPFTSWFALLFIFGVIVMMGIDAEARVSLYCAPIWALILGVSYLVLRSRDPENAAFRR
- a CDS encoding Mov34/MPN/PAD-1 family protein; this encodes MLTITRALYDQIVAHARADHPDEACGVVAGPAGSGRPERFIPMLNAARSPTFYEFDSGDLLKLYREMDDRDEEPVVIYHSHTATEAYPSRTDVSYANEPQAHYVLVSTADTDDAGPFQFRSFRIVDGEITEEEVQVVEAY
- a CDS encoding putative leader peptide; translation: MVSIDVSEQTPGTVLLVARLHVDLCRLASAMCPRGAAA
- a CDS encoding MoaD/ThiS family protein → MAIEVRIPTILRTYTDGAKAVEGSGATLAELFADLETRHTGIQDRIVDGGELRRFVNVYLNDEDVRFLDGISTKLSDGDNVTILPAVAGGMY
- a CDS encoding PLP-dependent cysteine synthase family protein, with protein sequence MRYDSPLAAVGNTPLVRLPRLSPSDDVRIWAKLEDRNPTGSVKDRPALYMIEQAEKEGRLTPGCTILEPTSGNTGISLAMAARLKGYRIVCVMPENTSQERRDLLAMWGAEIISSPAAGGSNTAVRVAKELAEQNPDWVMLYQYGNPGNAAAHYETTGPEILADLPSITHFVAGLGTTGTLMGVGRYLREHKPDVKVVAAEPRYDDLVYGLRNLDEGFVPELYDASVLTTRFSVGSADAVTRTRDLLQQEGIFAGVSTGAALHAAIGVGRKAVKAGESADIVFIVADGGWKYLSTGVYTASTTEAAIETLQGQLWA
- a CDS encoding TROVE domain-containing protein: MLVAPHIAATARSLPSARPHHVPAQPGFRTHAGGPAVVREPRQELFLLAVGNFVSQDTFYESGEERDGRYARLVARLAVEDPVWTAGLLRWLRAEGNLRTASLVGAAAYVRARLDAGVTGGPSNRSVIDSVLLRADEPGKLLAHWVSAYGRRVPQPVKRGVADAVRRLYTSRALLKYDTASHAFRFGDVLNLVHASPDPGRPWQGALFRYALDRRHRPERAVPPGSDELLTAHRALMGLPVGERRAVVTGPGGAERLAAAGLTWEALAGWLHGPLDAAVWEAVIPAMGPMALLRNLRNFDEAGVSDEVAARVAERLSDPAEVVRSRQFPFRWLAAHRHAASPRWSDALERALGHSLGNVPCLPGRTLILVDRSDSMFWDTVSERSKLTRADAAAVFGAALALRAERADLVEFGWGSKEVPFERDEPVLEVAERFRRLGGTYTEKAVRRHYREHDRVLIVTDEQTAPYGPADPAGTVPRRVPVYTWNLAGYRPAHGPAGPHRHTFGGLTDAAFRMVGLIEAGREAAWPWTGEGS
- a CDS encoding type II toxin-antitoxin system PemK/MazF family toxin, which codes for MDTSWWLALVAVVVVALVAAVADGWGRGGRRPGGRRPGGPGGRAGRGTGARGPGGRTRPPGRPPVRRPEGPRTAPERRPEPGDIWWAEVPFEDGPGAKDRPCLVLAVRGDSALVAKITSKYREERAGVIALPPGSVGDARGRASFLETGELRDVGLWEFRRRVGSVDPLVWDQVRHLTSD
- a CDS encoding MBL fold metallo-hydrolase, producing the protein MKLTVVGCSGSFPSADSACSSYLVEADGFRLLLDMGNGALGELQRHTGLYDLDAIFLSHLHADHCIDMCAYFVARYYRHGGSCEAIPVYAPDGAEQRLSTAYADVPSPTAMSEVFDFRTLKPGSFELGPLRVRVERVCHPVEAFGIRIEHEGKAVTYSGDTGVCDALDELAADADLFLCEASFTHGKEDIPELHLNGREAGVHATRARAKRLVLTHIPPWTDAERNLADAREVYDGPAELARPGAVYEL
- a CDS encoding PTS transporter subunit EIIC, which produces MSTASTAPAAEKKKGAGAMAVMQRIGRSLMLPVAVLPAAALLVRFGQPDMLGRESFPTFITKIAGYMAAGGGALLDNMALLFAVGIAIGFAKKSDGSTALAAVTGYLVFKSVLATFTDSNLPKKEAIVDGKIVMVEQAVDAKVLGGVVMGLIVALLYQRFYRTKLPDWAGFFGGRRLVPILSAFAGLVTGILFGLIWPWLGAGLHWFGESLVNSGAVGAGIFGVANRALIPVGMHHLLNSFPWLQAGEYNGKSGDIARFLAGDPTAGQFMTGFFPIMMFALPAACLAIVHCARPERRKVVGGMMFSLALTSFVTGVTEPIEFTFMFIAPVLYAVHAVLTGVSMALTWALGMKDGFGFSAGLVDFILNLGIATNPWGLALVGLCFAAVYYVVFRFAIIKFNLPTPGRETDEELAELQKAEAK